In candidate division KSB1 bacterium, a single window of DNA contains:
- a CDS encoding sodium:proton antiporter, producing MKKIIVLLAAIFLVVSFASAYALESEGGEGGSLGANLPLWSIIPFVGILLSIAIFPLVAEEFWHHHFGKVAAFWGLLFTIPFLTAYRGEAVHEILHVYFLEYIPFIILLWALYTIAGGIFVKGAPVGLPLNNLIVLAIGTALASWIGTTGAAMVLIRPYILMNKFRKSKVHLIVFFIFLVANIGGSLTPLGDPPLFLGFLQGVEFFWTFKLFPSMIFLVGCLFAIFFVWDTYMFRKEGWHEKMHLKDVDFDIEHDKTDHMVIEIEEEVEVENPHTHKMKTHKYKMDIKGLFNVLFLLGVIGGVLFSGKFHLGEVTIFGVHMEWQNIVRDLFLISMGLLSLKITPKPYREGNEFTWFPIQEVAKLFAGIFITIIPALAMLKAGQEGQLSFIIDAVKEPVHYFWITGTLSSFLDNAPTYLVFFNTALGQFGETVDWLMTDGSKYLLGISCGAVFFGANTYIGNAPNFMVKSIAEESKIKMPSFFGYMLYSVLILVPLFALTAWIFF from the coding sequence ATGAAGAAAATAATTGTGCTGTTGGCCGCAATTTTTTTGGTAGTTTCGTTTGCCTCTGCCTATGCTTTGGAATCGGAAGGCGGTGAAGGGGGAAGTCTCGGCGCCAACCTGCCTCTTTGGAGCATCATTCCTTTTGTCGGCATTTTGTTGTCCATCGCAATCTTTCCTCTTGTGGCTGAAGAATTCTGGCACCATCACTTTGGAAAAGTAGCGGCATTTTGGGGCTTATTATTTACAATTCCCTTTCTTACCGCTTACCGGGGTGAAGCCGTTCATGAAATCCTGCACGTCTATTTTTTAGAGTACATTCCATTCATTATATTACTTTGGGCTCTTTATACAATTGCTGGTGGCATTTTTGTCAAAGGAGCGCCGGTCGGTCTTCCGCTGAATAATCTAATTGTCCTGGCGATTGGAACCGCTCTGGCCTCATGGATTGGCACCACGGGTGCGGCGATGGTTCTCATCCGGCCTTATATTTTAATGAATAAATTCCGCAAGTCTAAAGTTCATCTTATTGTTTTCTTTATTTTCTTAGTTGCCAATATCGGCGGCTCTTTAACTCCATTGGGAGATCCGCCCCTGTTTCTTGGCTTTTTGCAAGGGGTTGAATTTTTCTGGACGTTCAAGCTTTTTCCATCTATGATTTTCTTGGTAGGTTGCTTGTTCGCTATTTTCTTTGTGTGGGATACTTACATGTTCCGCAAAGAAGGTTGGCATGAGAAGATGCACTTGAAAGACGTTGACTTTGATATCGAACACGACAAGACAGATCATATGGTGATAGAAATTGAAGAAGAAGTGGAGGTTGAAAATCCCCACACCCATAAAATGAAAACTCATAAATATAAAATGGATATAAAAGGACTGTTTAATGTCCTCTTCCTTTTAGGCGTGATTGGCGGGGTTTTGTTCAGCGGTAAGTTTCATTTGGGCGAAGTCACGATTTTCGGCGTCCACATGGAATGGCAAAACATTGTTCGCGATCTCTTTTTAATTTCAATGGGCCTGCTTTCATTAAAAATTACACCTAAACCTTATCGCGAAGGCAATGAATTCACCTGGTTTCCGATTCAGGAAGTCGCCAAGCTGTTTGCCGGAATTTTTATCACGATTATCCCCGCCCTTGCTATGTTAAAAGCAGGACAGGAAGGCCAGCTTAGTTTTATTATCGATGCGGTAAAGGAGCCCGTCCATTATTTCTGGATAACCGGAACTCTTTCCAGTTTTCTGGACAATGCGCCGACTTATTTGGTCTTCTTTAATACGGCTCTTGGACAATTCGGTGAAACAGTTGATTGGCTGATGACGGACGGTTCCAAGTATTTGTTAGGAATTAGCTGTGGCGCAGTATTTTTTGGAGCCAATACTTATATTGGCAACGCACCCAATTTTATGGTAAAATCGATTGCGGAAGAATCGAAAATAAAAATGCCGAGCTTTTTCGGTTACATGCTTTATTCAGTTTTAATTTTAGTTCCGTTGTTTGCTCTTACGGCCTGGATTTTTTTCTAA
- a CDS encoding NADH-quinone oxidoreductase subunit J — translation MIPILFFLFAAVAIASGIMMIVHRNPIYCALFLILTLFAVAGLFVLLNAPFIAAVHIIVYAGAIMVLFLFVIMLLDLKSETSRQRPGGLLRILSIVVSGVLFAELVLFLRSGTTNPPLVEGDLKIGSTKEIGNLLFTEYLLPFEITSVLLLSAIIGSVILAKLKLK, via the coding sequence ATGATTCCAATCTTATTTTTTCTTTTTGCTGCAGTGGCTATCGCATCCGGGATTATGATGATTGTTCATCGTAATCCCATCTATTGTGCCTTATTCCTGATTTTAACCCTTTTTGCCGTCGCCGGTCTTTTTGTTTTATTGAATGCACCGTTCATTGCAGCGGTGCATATCATTGTTTATGCCGGCGCAATTATGGTTTTATTTTTGTTTGTGATCATGCTTTTAGATTTAAAAAGCGAGACTTCACGGCAGCGTCCCGGCGGACTTCTGCGTATTTTGAGTATTGTAGTCTCAGGCGTTTTGTTTGCCGAGTTGGTTTTATTTTTACGTTCCGGAACTACAAACCCGCCTTTGGTTGAAGGCGATTTAAAAATTGGCAGCACCAAAGAAATTGGAAACTTACTTTTTACCGAGTACCTTTTGCCATTTGAAATTACGTCCGTTCTGCTGCTTTCCGCGATTATTGGTTCAGTCATTCTTGCGAAACTTAAATTAAAATAA
- the nuoK gene encoding NADH-quinone oxidoreductase subunit NuoK yields MPISYYLLLSGILFTIGVVGVLTRRNAIVIFMSIELMLNAVNLTLVAFSKQFNALDGQIFVFFVMVVAAAEVAVGLALIVAIFRLKETVSIDKINILKW; encoded by the coding sequence ATACCAATTTCATATTATTTGCTCCTAAGCGGAATACTCTTCACCATTGGCGTCGTGGGAGTTCTGACCAGACGGAACGCAATCGTTATTTTCATGTCCATTGAATTGATGCTTAACGCGGTTAATTTAACCCTGGTGGCATTTTCAAAACAATTCAATGCTCTGGACGGCCAGATTTTTGTTTTTTTTGTAATGGTTGTTGCTGCAGCAGAAGTCGCAGTGGGCCTTGCCTTGATCGTTGCAATTTTTCGACTTAAAGAGACCGTGTCCATTGACAAGATAAATATCTTGAAGTGGTAA
- a CDS encoding translation initiation factor eIF-2B, producing the protein MNLSYKNILEDIKSDNKSGASVIAQKTADCLEALAKEKSAEPVKKLISEVERVAGEILKAQVGMAQLTNLFNSIFFTIEKETSTDSLALSRKISGEAKRFDEFSRNAVSKVAEFGAELISEDAFVLVHSNSRTIFEIIKKAHQAGKSFQVIQSESRPICEGRAAAAKLSELGIQSIYLFDAAIGRGVERADVVLLGADSLSEGSLVNKTGTKAICLLAKEAVVPCYAACESSKFIPQKLSPKKEQSRDPNEVWTDPPPETTIENYYFDSVPLDLFTGIITEEGVLTPTEAGGKISTQKVNTKLRDLLK; encoded by the coding sequence ATGAATCTTAGTTACAAAAATATTTTAGAAGATATCAAAAGTGATAATAAATCCGGGGCCTCTGTGATAGCCCAGAAAACGGCCGATTGTTTGGAAGCTCTTGCAAAGGAAAAATCAGCTGAGCCGGTAAAGAAGTTGATTTCTGAAGTTGAGCGGGTCGCCGGTGAAATATTGAAAGCACAGGTCGGCATGGCGCAACTAACGAACTTATTTAATTCCATCTTTTTTACAATTGAAAAAGAAACTTCGACAGACTCTCTGGCTTTGTCCAGAAAAATTTCCGGTGAGGCTAAACGCTTTGACGAGTTTTCGAGGAACGCGGTTTCAAAGGTTGCTGAATTTGGCGCTGAATTGATTTCTGAGGACGCGTTTGTGCTTGTTCACAGCAACAGTCGCACGATTTTTGAAATCATAAAAAAAGCACACCAGGCAGGGAAATCTTTTCAAGTTATTCAATCGGAATCAAGGCCCATCTGCGAAGGCCGGGCCGCTGCTGCCAAATTATCGGAGTTGGGAATTCAATCAATTTACCTGTTCGATGCAGCGATTGGGCGCGGCGTTGAACGGGCAGATGTTGTGCTTTTAGGAGCAGATAGTTTATCTGAAGGTTCACTGGTTAATAAAACCGGCACTAAAGCAATCTGTTTGTTGGCAAAAGAAGCCGTAGTTCCATGTTATGCAGCCTGTGAATCCAGTAAATTCATTCCTCAAAAACTTAGCCCTAAAAAGGAGCAATCCCGCGACCCAAATGAAGTTTGGACGGACCCGCCACCCGAGACCACGATTGAAAACTATTACTTTGATTCCGTGCCTTTAGATCTTTTCACCGGTATCATTACCGAAGAAGGCGTTTTGACACCAACCGAGGCCGGTGGTAAGATTAGCACTCAAAAAGTAAATACTAAATTAAGGGATCTGCTTAAATAG
- a CDS encoding NADH-quinone oxidoreductase subunit M, with translation MDLPILTLLIFLPILAAAILLFIKNDQEAALKNVALISSLAIFLLSLPLYFVFENKAGMQFEEFHSWIPIFGINYHLAIDGISLFMVLLTTFLTPIVILASWNAVAKNIKGYLVSMLLLETGILGVFVSMDLFLFYVFWEVMLIPMYFLIGVWGGENRIYAAIKFFLYTIVGSLLMLVAILVLYFYHGGLTGEYTFNILKIQQIHIPLGYQTWLFLGFGLSFAIKVPLFPFHTWLPDAHVEAPTGGSVILAGVLLKMGIYGFLRFCFPLFPSAIEQFTPLIFILGVIGIIYGALVAMVQPDLKKLVAYSSVSHLGLVMLGIFALNNQGVQGGLLQMVNHGLSTGALFLIVGMLYERRHTRLIADFGGLAKQLPVFTTFFMIVTLSSIGLPGLNGFVGEYLILLGTFLNNKIYAVLAATGVILAAVYMLLMFQRTMFGKLDKKENQDLKDLSKREIAVLVPILAFIIFIGVYPNAFLKKMEPTVEALIKTVKDKQIVSLKAESELAFKNIFNDEEGK, from the coding sequence ATGGATTTGCCAATACTCACACTCTTAATTTTTTTACCCATTCTAGCGGCTGCAATACTTCTTTTTATTAAGAATGACCAGGAGGCGGCGCTCAAAAATGTGGCTTTGATATCCAGCCTGGCCATTTTTTTGTTGTCACTACCCTTATACTTTGTCTTTGAAAATAAAGCTGGAATGCAGTTCGAGGAATTTCACTCATGGATTCCCATATTCGGAATAAACTACCACCTGGCCATCGACGGTATCAGTTTGTTTATGGTGCTTCTGACGACCTTTTTAACACCGATTGTCATCCTGGCTTCGTGGAATGCAGTGGCAAAAAACATCAAAGGATATTTGGTTTCGATGTTACTTTTAGAAACCGGCATTCTTGGTGTGTTTGTTTCGATGGACTTGTTTTTATTTTACGTTTTCTGGGAAGTTATGCTCATTCCGATGTATTTTCTCATTGGAGTTTGGGGTGGAGAAAATCGCATCTATGCCGCAATCAAGTTTTTTCTCTATACAATTGTCGGAAGTCTGCTCATGCTGGTTGCAATTCTCGTTCTGTATTTTTATCACGGCGGCTTGACCGGCGAGTATACATTTAATATTCTTAAAATCCAGCAAATACACATTCCTCTTGGCTATCAGACCTGGCTGTTTTTAGGATTTGGATTAAGTTTCGCAATTAAAGTCCCTCTTTTCCCATTTCATACCTGGCTCCCGGATGCCCACGTTGAAGCGCCCACCGGCGGCAGTGTCATTTTGGCCGGTGTACTTTTAAAAATGGGGATTTACGGATTTCTGCGATTCTGCTTTCCGTTATTTCCGTCCGCAATCGAACAATTTACACCACTGATTTTCATTCTCGGAGTCATTGGCATTATCTACGGCGCTTTGGTCGCGATGGTGCAGCCGGATTTGAAGAAGCTTGTTGCCTACTCCAGCGTAAGTCACCTCGGGTTGGTTATGCTCGGTATCTTTGCTTTAAATAATCAAGGCGTGCAGGGCGGCTTGCTCCAAATGGTCAATCACGGCTTGTCAACCGGTGCTTTGTTTTTGATTGTCGGAATGCTTTACGAACGCAGACACACCCGGCTCATCGCGGATTTCGGCGGTTTGGCCAAACAGCTTCCGGTTTTTACTACATTTTTTATGATCGTAACCTTGTCTTCAATTGGCTTGCCAGGACTGAATGGCTTTGTCGGAGAATACTTGATTTTATTGGGCACTTTTCTGAATAACAAAATTTATGCGGTACTTGCGGCAACAGGTGTGATCCTGGCAGCGGTCTACATGCTGCTGATGTTCCAGCGCACCATGTTTGGCAAACTAGACAAAAAAGAAAACCAAGATCTGAAAGATCTTTCGAAAAGAGAAATTGCTGTACTGGTTCCCATTCTAGCTTTCATCATATTTATTGGGGTTTATCCCAACGCCTTTTTGAAAAAAATGGAACCCACGGTTGAGGCTTTGATCAAAACTGTGAAAGATAAGCAAATAGTTTCTCTGAAAGCGGAAAGTGAGTTAGCTTTTAAAAATATTTTCAATGATGAAGAGGGTAAATAA
- the nuoL gene encoding NADH-quinone oxidoreductase subunit L, with protein sequence MIDYVWLIPLFPLMGFLINGLFGSRLKESQIGAVACGSIGLSFFVSATVFFQVLQLPASERSISRTIYTWIRTGDFQVDISFLIDPLSLVMLLVVTGVGFLIHVYSIGYMHGDRSFARYFAYLNLFTFSMLLLVLADNFLLLFVGWEGVGLCSYLLIGFWFENNDYAYAGRKAFVMNRIGDFGFLLGMFLIFLHFGSLNFNVVFSQAPEVLTTSLATAICLLLFLGATGKSAQIPLYVWLPDAMAGPTPVSALIHAATMVTAGVYMVVRCHVLFLSSPFVLNVIAIIGICTAFLAATIALVSNDIKKVLAYSTISQLGYMFLACGVGAFGAAIFHVSTHAYFKALLFLSAGSVMHALGNETDMTKMGGLRKKLPITYRVFLIGALALAGVPLLSGFFSKDEILWKAVSSPFGGFWLWFAGAVVAGLTAFYTFRLIFMTFHGRSRVSKEVAKHIHESPKIMTIPLGVLAVLAIVGGYIGIPHIFNKFEHFLEPVFTQYVHAEIFESTHDLPGLELSFMGISILIAFLGIGFAYIFYVARPNLADDVAEKARGIYRIFANKWYVDEVYDTLIVRPIKLVSDLVLWRWIDIKVIDGFVNQIARVIGKSSDILRRIETGVIQNYALSIIFGVVVLVGYFLWR encoded by the coding sequence ATGATCGACTACGTCTGGCTGATTCCTTTATTCCCTTTAATGGGATTTTTAATTAACGGGTTGTTCGGATCTCGATTGAAAGAGAGCCAAATCGGTGCCGTTGCTTGCGGCTCCATCGGACTCTCCTTTTTTGTGTCTGCGACTGTTTTTTTTCAGGTGCTGCAACTTCCGGCTTCTGAACGCAGCATTAGCAGAACAATTTACACGTGGATTCGAACCGGCGATTTTCAAGTCGATATTAGTTTCCTCATCGACCCGCTTTCGTTGGTGATGCTTTTAGTGGTGACCGGAGTCGGCTTTTTAATCCATGTTTACTCCATCGGTTACATGCACGGCGATCGGAGCTTCGCCCGCTATTTTGCTTACCTGAATCTGTTTACTTTCTCGATGTTGCTTTTGGTCTTAGCCGACAATTTTCTCCTGCTGTTTGTCGGCTGGGAAGGTGTGGGACTTTGTTCCTATCTGCTCATCGGGTTCTGGTTTGAAAATAACGACTACGCGTATGCTGGTAGAAAAGCTTTTGTCATGAACAGAATCGGCGATTTCGGTTTCCTGTTGGGAATGTTCTTAATCTTCCTGCATTTTGGTTCATTGAATTTCAACGTAGTATTTAGCCAAGCACCTGAAGTACTGACCACCAGTCTTGCAACTGCGATTTGTTTGCTGCTTTTTCTCGGAGCGACCGGGAAGTCGGCCCAGATCCCTCTTTACGTCTGGCTGCCGGACGCGATGGCCGGTCCGACGCCGGTTTCCGCTTTGATTCATGCTGCCACGATGGTCACCGCCGGCGTTTACATGGTGGTTCGTTGCCATGTTTTGTTTTTAAGCTCACCCTTTGTGCTAAATGTGATTGCCATTATTGGTATTTGCACTGCTTTTTTAGCCGCGACGATTGCTTTGGTGAGTAACGATATCAAGAAAGTCCTGGCTTATTCGACGATCAGTCAATTGGGGTATATGTTTTTGGCTTGTGGAGTTGGAGCTTTTGGAGCAGCTATTTTCCATGTCAGCACCCACGCATATTTTAAAGCGCTCTTGTTTTTGAGCGCCGGCAGCGTTATGCACGCTCTGGGTAATGAAACGGATATGACGAAAATGGGTGGTTTAAGAAAGAAATTGCCGATTACCTACCGGGTTTTCTTAATCGGAGCTCTGGCTTTAGCCGGAGTGCCGCTGTTGTCCGGCTTTTTCTCAAAAGACGAAATTCTTTGGAAAGCCGTGAGCAGTCCGTTTGGCGGATTCTGGCTTTGGTTTGCTGGCGCAGTGGTAGCCGGTCTAACCGCCTTTTATACGTTCCGGCTGATTTTCATGACGTTCCATGGTCGGTCGCGAGTTTCTAAGGAAGTTGCCAAGCATATTCATGAATCGCCGAAAATCATGACCATCCCACTTGGCGTTTTGGCAGTTTTAGCAATTGTGGGCGGATATATCGGAATCCCGCATATTTTTAACAAATTCGAACATTTCCTTGAGCCGGTGTTTACTCAATATGTCCACGCTGAAATCTTCGAAAGCACTCACGATCTTCCGGGTTTAGAATTGAGTTTTATGGGCATTTCAATCCTGATTGCGTTTCTGGGGATTGGATTTGCTTACATTTTTTATGTCGCCAGACCCAACCTGGCAGATGATGTTGCCGAAAAAGCTCGCGGAATCTACCGGATTTTTGCCAACAAGTGGTATGTTGATGAAGTCTACGATACATTAATCGTTCGCCCAATTAAACTGGTTTCGGACTTAGTCTTGTGGCGCTGGATCGATATAAAAGTTATCGATGGATTTGTAAACCAAATTGCGCGGGTTATTGGTAAGAGCAGCGATATTTTACGGCGGATTGAAACAGGGGTCATTCAGAATTACGCATTGTCGATAATTTTTGGAGTGGTGGTTTTGGTCGGTTATTTTTTATGGAGATAA
- a CDS encoding NADH-quinone oxidoreductase subunit N, translating to MSFNLFAISPIIALTLTGFLVIGLSLAFSRINKSMLLIIFLLGLAASAYFSVSLWNENALAFGGMVRADNFSLVFNFIFLIGAALSMMLAFNQHEGGYLLYAEFFAITAFATVGMMLMVASSHLLIIYLGLETLSISLYILVGIKRTEEKSLEAAFKYFLLGAFASGFLLYGIAFIYGATGSFDLREVANFILGASIKDNPLVILGGILIIVGLGFKVAMFPFHMWAPDVYQGAPTPITAFMSTGSKAAGFAAMLRVLFSATDGLVSDWVTVLWVVSVLTMFFGNIAALVQKNIKRMLAYSSIAHAGYILVGIVAWNQAGASSVVFYLLSYTFMNIGALGVISFLSTKEKEFLELDDFKGLGFQKPVIAVVMALFMFSLAGLPPTAGFIGKFYLFSAAVKAGQIPLVILSVVNSMISVYYYLGVVVAMFMRQSDKKWPSTRRVSAVSLSLLLATVGTLGLGLFPSHWIEMFQKMMVSMI from the coding sequence ATGTCTTTTAACCTTTTCGCAATTTCACCAATTATTGCCTTAACCCTCACGGGATTTCTCGTGATAGGTCTGAGCCTCGCTTTTTCGAGGATTAACAAGAGTATGCTCCTAATCATATTTTTGTTGGGCCTGGCAGCGAGCGCTTATTTTTCTGTAAGCCTTTGGAATGAAAACGCCCTGGCGTTTGGGGGAATGGTTCGCGCCGATAATTTCTCTCTGGTATTTAATTTTATTTTTCTGATTGGCGCAGCGCTCAGCATGATGCTCGCGTTTAATCAGCATGAAGGCGGTTATTTATTATATGCCGAGTTTTTTGCCATTACCGCATTCGCGACCGTGGGCATGATGCTCATGGTTGCAAGCAGTCATTTGCTGATTATCTACCTGGGCCTCGAAACTTTATCAATCTCGCTTTACATTCTTGTGGGCATTAAAAGGACCGAAGAAAAATCCCTTGAAGCCGCTTTCAAATATTTCCTGCTCGGCGCTTTTGCCAGCGGGTTTTTACTCTATGGCATTGCCTTTATTTATGGCGCTACCGGGAGTTTTGATTTGCGTGAAGTCGCTAATTTTATTTTAGGCGCCTCAATTAAAGATAATCCGTTGGTGATTTTGGGAGGCATTTTGATCATCGTCGGGCTTGGTTTCAAAGTAGCCATGTTCCCGTTCCACATGTGGGCCCCGGATGTTTATCAAGGTGCGCCAACGCCAATCACAGCCTTTATGTCGACCGGCTCAAAAGCGGCCGGTTTTGCTGCGATGCTTCGTGTGCTGTTTTCCGCAACCGATGGATTGGTTTCAGATTGGGTCACGGTTCTCTGGGTGGTATCCGTACTTACCATGTTTTTTGGCAACATAGCAGCGCTTGTGCAAAAAAATATCAAGAGAATGTTGGCCTACTCATCAATTGCGCATGCGGGTTACATCCTGGTTGGCATCGTCGCCTGGAATCAGGCAGGTGCCTCTAGTGTGGTTTTTTACTTGCTCTCTTATACTTTTATGAATATCGGTGCTTTGGGGGTTATTTCCTTTTTAAGCACGAAAGAGAAGGAGTTTCTTGAACTCGACGACTTCAAAGGCTTGGGGTTTCAAAAACCCGTAATCGCGGTCGTCATGGCACTATTTATGTTTTCACTCGCCGGCCTGCCGCCAACCGCCGGATTTATTGGGAAATTTTATCTATTTTCGGCCGCGGTAAAAGCGGGTCAAATTCCGTTGGTTATACTGAGTGTTGTCAATTCGATGATTTCCGTATACTATTATTTAGGAGTCGTCGTGGCCATGTTTATGAGGCAATCTGATAAAAAATGGCCTTCGACGAGACGCGTATCTGCTGTTTCTCTAAGTTTACTGCTTGCTACAGTAGGTACTTTAGGCTTAGGACTCTTCCCATCTCACTGGATTGAGATGTTTCAGAAAATGATGGTCTCGATGATTTAA
- a CDS encoding bifunctional sulfate adenylyltransferase/adenylylsulfate kinase: protein MHKSRSVESKTAAANFELIPPYGSTLVNLLVPEEKKQEVKTYAGELPSIQLSDRQVCDFELLATGAFSPLDRFMGKADYQSVLDEMRLASGTLFPIPITLSVDSEAGIEQGQDIALRNSKYELLAVMTVEDIYEWDQSELCQKVFGSEDSRHPLVAEMHKWGKLNISGKLQVIELPKHFDYQNLRMTPAQAREKLQEIGCKNIVAFQTRNPLHRVHEELTKRACEEVNGVLLLHPVVGLTKPGDVDHFTRVRAYKALADQYYEPGRILLSLLPLAMRLAGPREALWHAIIRRNYGANYLIVGRDHAGPGKDSTGKPFYGPYDAQELVEQHSKEIGVGMVPFREFVYLPEKKVYEEVSKIEPDTKTASISGTQVREEYLNKGKPLPEWFSRPEVAEILSDAYPARHRQGVCVWFTGLSGAGKSTTADVLTVLMQEHGRNVTVLDGDVVRTHLSKGLGFSKEDRDTNIRRIGYVASEIIRHGGIVICAAVSPYRATRNDVRNMMGKEHFVEVFVDTPLDVCEARDTKGMYAKARRKEITGFTGIDDPYEEPRHPEVTLDTVGQTPEENARKLLNYLIERGFVRSTES, encoded by the coding sequence ATGCACAAGTCTAGATCTGTGGAATCCAAAACGGCGGCGGCGAATTTCGAACTAATCCCACCGTATGGTAGCACTCTCGTTAATCTTCTGGTCCCTGAAGAAAAAAAACAAGAAGTAAAAACTTATGCCGGCGAACTCCCCTCGATCCAATTGTCAGACCGGCAGGTTTGTGATTTTGAGCTTTTAGCAACCGGCGCTTTTTCGCCTCTGGATCGCTTCATGGGCAAAGCCGACTATCAAAGTGTTTTGGATGAAATGCGTTTGGCGAGCGGAACCCTTTTTCCAATACCGATTACCCTGTCTGTTGACTCTGAAGCAGGAATTGAGCAGGGTCAGGACATCGCACTTCGTAACTCAAAATACGAACTGCTGGCAGTCATGACTGTCGAAGATATTTACGAGTGGGATCAATCCGAGTTGTGTCAAAAAGTTTTTGGCTCCGAGGATTCCCGTCATCCTTTGGTGGCGGAAATGCACAAATGGGGAAAGCTAAATATCTCAGGGAAGCTGCAGGTGATCGAGCTGCCAAAACATTTCGATTATCAAAATCTCCGCATGACCCCGGCCCAGGCGCGTGAAAAACTGCAGGAAATTGGTTGCAAAAACATCGTTGCATTTCAGACACGCAACCCGCTGCACCGTGTTCATGAAGAGTTGACAAAGCGGGCATGTGAAGAAGTAAATGGCGTCTTGCTTTTGCATCCGGTGGTTGGATTGACCAAACCGGGTGACGTCGATCACTTTACCCGCGTGCGTGCCTACAAAGCCCTGGCAGATCAATATTACGAACCCGGCCGGATTTTGCTTTCGCTGCTACCTTTAGCGATGAGACTTGCCGGCCCAAGAGAAGCGCTCTGGCATGCCATCATTCGCAGAAACTACGGCGCCAATTATTTGATCGTTGGCCGCGATCATGCTGGTCCCGGTAAGGACTCCACCGGCAAGCCTTTTTACGGGCCTTATGATGCTCAGGAATTAGTAGAACAGCATTCAAAGGAAATTGGCGTGGGCATGGTACCGTTCCGTGAATTTGTTTATCTTCCTGAGAAAAAAGTTTATGAAGAAGTTTCGAAAATCGAGCCGGATACGAAAACGGCATCAATTTCCGGTACTCAAGTTCGGGAAGAATATCTGAATAAAGGTAAACCTCTGCCGGAATGGTTTTCGCGACCGGAAGTCGCTGAGATTCTTTCCGATGCCTATCCGGCCCGGCATCGTCAGGGTGTGTGTGTCTGGTTTACCGGACTCAGCGGCGCCGGTAAATCCACTACCGCTGATGTGTTGACTGTACTTATGCAAGAACATGGCCGGAATGTTACTGTGCTTGATGGCGATGTGGTCAGAACCCACCTTTCAAAAGGCCTCGGTTTTAGCAAAGAAGATCGGGATACCAACATCCGGCGAATTGGTTACGTGGCGTCTGAAATCATTCGTCACGGCGGCATTGTTATTTGTGCCGCGGTAAGTCCCTATCGGGCAACTCGCAACGATGTCCGAAATATGATGGGGAAAGAACATTTTGTCGAAGTATTTGTGGATACACCACTGGATGTCTGTGAAGCCCGGGACACCAAAGGGATGTACGCCAAAGCCCGCCGCAAAGAAATTACCGGCTTTACCGGCATTGACGATCCTTACGAAGAGCCCCGTCATCCCGAGGTAACTTTGGATACAGTCGGCCAAACCCCTGAAGAAAACGCCCGAAAACTTCTTAATTATTTGATTGAACGTGGCTTTGTAAGAAGTACTGAAAGTTAA